One window of the Chelonoidis abingdonii isolate Lonesome George chromosome 3, CheloAbing_2.0, whole genome shotgun sequence genome contains the following:
- the SAMD5 gene encoding sterile alpha motif domain-containing protein 5, whose protein sequence is MCTNIVYEWLKTLQLSQYAESFVDNGYDDLEVCKQIGDPDLDAIGVLVRHHRRRILEAVMRLKEEGETAAGLYFTLEPQQQQGSPSPSPEIYSSHLVEQYETKAWREPSPHHRQGNQGTPRSHKLGPRSRELMIYPKLKLKIMIRDKLIRDGINLSKPPYSNKVKYVSAHQ, encoded by the coding sequence ATGTGCACCAACATAGTCTATGAGTGGCTGAAGACCCTGCAGCTTTCCCAGTACGCGGAGTCCTTCGTAGATAATGGCTATGATGACCTGGAGGTTTGCAAGCAAATAGGGGACCCGGACCTGGATGCCATTGGGGTGTTGGTGCGCCACCACAGGCGCCGAATCCTTGAAGCAGTGATGAGGTTGAAAGAGGAGGGCGAGACCGCTGCTGGTCTCTATTTCACCTTggagcctcagcagcagcagggctcgccctctccctccccagagaTCTACTCTAGCCACCTGGTGGAGCAGTATGAGACTAAGGCTTGGAGGGAGCCTAGCCCTCACCATCGTCAAGGGAACCAGGGGACCCCCAGGAGCCACAAACTTGGGCCCCGCAGCAGGGAGCTGATGATTtacccaaaactgaaactgaaaatcATGATTAGGGATAAACTTATCCGGGATGGGATCAACCTGAGCAAGCCCCCTTACTCCAACAAG